A section of the Triticum dicoccoides isolate Atlit2015 ecotype Zavitan chromosome 7A, WEW_v2.0, whole genome shotgun sequence genome encodes:
- the LOC119329143 gene encoding uncharacterized protein LOC119329143 — MATAGCTGRWVPLALALLLAAVFALALIPQAALAASGGVMGGRSYSSSEPDDSSSSNSYSFYDSSSHISIGRPSRRRAAKDDDDDNSDVIFWVVFVGLVLLIAAVWYYYEYERQRTTVVKLQVALLGWAKPFQRELNEIAERVQASNKHSYKFMLTGNTICSLSRHRDSCVFSSLSVNVKNGVDTWEAHFDKLSIKERSKFDEETLYNLEGIKQTKEYSKKLDGSRNEYIVVTILVAAKGALKFPKITRPADLEAVVEKLNSIPAREIQGVHVLWTPQDENGILSEEKLLADCPNLKPHNDY, encoded by the exons ATGGCGACCGCCGGCTGTACCGGCCGCTGGGTCCCGCTTGCCCTCGCCCTGCTACTCGCCGCCGTCTTCGCGCTGGCGCTCATCCCGCAGGCCGCCCTCGCCGCGTCCGGCGGCGTCATGGGCGGCCGCTCCTACTCCTCTTCCGAACCCGACGACTCGTCCTCCTCCAACTCGTATTCGTTCTACGACTCGTCGAGCCACATATCGATCGGCAGGCCGTCGCGTCGCCGCGCGGccaaggacgacgacgacgacaactcGGATGTGATATTCTGGGTGGTGTTTGTCGGTCTCGTTTTGCTGATCGCTGCCGTTTGGTACTACTACGAGTACGAACGCCAGAGGACAACCGTGGTTAAGCTCCAG GTTGCCTTGCTCGGCTGGGCCAAACCGTTTCAGAGGGAATTGAACGAGATCGCGGAGAGAGTACAGGCTTCCAACAAGCATTCGTATAAATTCATGTTGACTGGTAAT ACCATATGTTCCTTGAGCCGTCACAGGGATTCCTGCGTATTTTCAAGCTTATCA GTTAATGTGAAAAATGGAGTGGATACTTGGGAGGCACATTTCGATAAACTTTCTATCAAGGAGAGGAGCAAATTTGATGAAGAAACACTTTATAACTTGGAAGGAATCAAGCAGACGAAAGAGTACTCCAAAAAGTTAGATGGCTCCAGAAACGAATATATAGTG GTAACCATCCTAGTTGCTGCCAAGGGAGCACTGAAGTTCCCAAAAATCACAAGACCCGCAGATCTGGAAGCAGTAGTAGAAAAACTCAACTCTATACCTGCAAGAGAAATTCAG GGCGTTCATGTTTTATGGACTCCTCAAGATGAGAATGGCATTCTTTCTGAAGAGAAGCTTCTAGCGGATTGTCCTAATCTCAAGCCTCATAATGATTACTAG